One window of the Gemmatimonadota bacterium genome contains the following:
- the rplF gene encoding 50S ribosomal protein L6, which translates to MSRIGKRPVEVPKGVEVRLDRGSVHVKGPKGALSLEVHPEMQVGIADGEVTVARPSEETRHKALHGLTRTLIANMIEGVTQGFSRKLEIQGVGYRAEKKGNGITLHLGYSHPIAFPAPAGIDLQVPVPTEVVVNGMDKALVGQVAAEIRGFRPPEPYKGKGVRYVGEQVRRKAGKTAGA; encoded by the coding sequence ATGTCCAGGATCGGAAAAAGACCAGTGGAGGTTCCCAAGGGAGTCGAGGTCCGCCTCGACCGGGGGAGCGTCCACGTGAAGGGACCGAAGGGTGCCCTTTCGCTCGAGGTGCATCCCGAAATGCAGGTGGGGATCGCCGACGGCGAGGTCACGGTGGCGCGCCCGAGCGAGGAAACTCGCCACAAGGCGCTCCATGGGCTGACCCGCACCCTCATCGCGAACATGATCGAGGGAGTCACCCAGGGGTTCTCGCGAAAGCTCGAGATCCAGGGCGTCGGGTACCGGGCCGAAAAGAAGGGGAACGGGATCACGCTCCATCTCGGCTATTCGCATCCGATCGCCTTTCCAGCGCCCGCGGGGATCGATCTCCAGGTTCCCGTGCCGACCGAAGTGGTGGTCAACGGGATGGACAAAGCGCTCGTCGGCCAGGTCGCCGCCGAGATTCGAGGATTCCGTCCTCCCGAGCCGTACAAGGGGAAGGGCGTCCGATACGTGGGCGAACAGGTCCGGCGCAAGGCCGGCAAGACTGCCGGCGCGTAG
- the rpsH gene encoding 30S ribosomal protein S8: MMTDPIADLLTRLRNAAGAGHRWADMPVSRLKVEVARILKENAYVYDYKILDDGRHGVLRIYLKYFEGQPVIRHLERVSKPGRRRYVGAQAIPRVRNGLGMAILSTSRGVVSDRTARQEGVGGELLALVW, encoded by the coding sequence ATGATGACCGACCCGATCGCGGACCTGTTGACCCGGCTGCGGAATGCGGCCGGGGCCGGACACCGGTGGGCCGACATGCCGGTTTCGCGCCTGAAGGTGGAGGTGGCCCGTATCCTGAAGGAAAACGCCTATGTCTACGACTACAAGATCCTGGACGACGGGCGCCACGGCGTGCTCCGGATCTACCTCAAATATTTCGAGGGTCAGCCGGTCATCCGGCACCTGGAGCGGGTCTCGAAGCCGGGGCGGCGCCGGTACGTGGGGGCGCAGGCGATCCCCCGGGTCAGGAACGGCCTGGGAATGGCGATCCTTTCCACTTCCCGCGGCGTGGTCTCCGACCGGACCGCGAGACAGGAAGGGGTCGGTGGCGAGCTGCTCGCACTTGTCTGGTGA
- a CDS encoding type Z 30S ribosomal protein S14, with translation MAKKALIEKSRRKPKYGVRAYNRCNRCGRPRAFIRKFGLCRICFRQMALRGEIPGVRKASW, from the coding sequence ATGGCTAAGAAGGCGCTGATCGAGAAGTCCCGGCGAAAGCCCAAATACGGGGTGCGCGCGTACAACCGCTGCAATCGGTGCGGGCGGCCGCGCGCCTTCATCCGCAAGTTCGGGCTCTGCCGGATCTGCTTCCGGCAGATGGCGCTCCGGGGAGAAATCCCCGGTGTTCGCAAGGCCAGTTGGTGA
- the rplE gene encoding 50S ribosomal protein L5, translated as MEPRLLNHYKERVRPHLREEFGFTNLHQVPGIQKVIVNVGIGDAGRNQKLLDSVVEELTTITGQKALVTRARKSIANFSLREGMPVGVAVTLRGTRMYDFLDRLVSAAIPRIRDFRGIPTRSFDGRGNYTLGVKEQIIFPEIEYDSVEKVHGMDITIVTSTPKDDEAFALLREMGFPFRGTTPVPIGAAAN; from the coding sequence ATGGAACCGAGACTGCTGAACCATTACAAAGAGCGGGTGAGACCGCACCTCCGGGAGGAGTTCGGATTTACGAACCTTCACCAGGTGCCGGGGATCCAGAAGGTGATCGTCAACGTCGGGATCGGCGACGCGGGACGGAATCAGAAGCTCCTGGATTCCGTCGTGGAGGAGTTGACCACCATCACTGGACAAAAGGCGCTCGTGACCCGAGCCCGGAAGTCCATCGCGAACTTCTCCCTGCGAGAGGGGATGCCGGTCGGCGTGGCCGTCACGCTCCGCGGCACGCGCATGTACGATTTCCTCGATCGCCTCGTGAGCGCCGCGATTCCGCGAATCCGTGACTTCCGCGGGATTCCGACGCGCTCCTTCGACGGGCGCGGGAACTACACGCTCGGGGTGAAGGAGCAGATCATCTTCCCCGAGATCGAATACGACTCGGTGGAGAAGGTGCATGGGATGGACATCACGATCGTCACCTCGACGCCCAAGGATGACGAGGCGTTCGCTCTTCTCCGGGAGATGGGATTCCCCTTCCGGGGGACGACGCCGGTTCCGATCGGGGCCGCGGCGAACTGA
- the rplX gene encoding 50S ribosomal protein L24, protein MATKKQAKRASRRKGRTRIVKGDRVRVIRGNFRDVEGRVVRVDVGQGRVVVEGVNMRKRHQRPSQDNPEGGIVSFEAPIDISNVMLIDPTSGNPSRVRVRMEKDGTKERIAVKSGNAVPRP, encoded by the coding sequence ATGGCGACGAAGAAACAGGCGAAACGGGCCAGCCGGCGGAAGGGCCGGACCCGAATCGTGAAGGGCGACCGGGTGCGCGTGATCCGTGGCAATTTTCGGGACGTCGAGGGACGCGTCGTCCGGGTGGATGTCGGACAGGGGCGGGTCGTCGTGGAGGGGGTGAACATGCGGAAGCGCCACCAACGACCGTCGCAGGACAATCCCGAAGGCGGGATCGTCTCCTTCGAGGCCCCGATTGATATCTCGAACGTGATGCTGATCGACCCGACGTCCGGCAATCCTTCCCGGGTTCGGGTGCGAATGGAGAAGGACGGGACCAAAGAGCGGATCGCCGTGAAATCCGGCAACGCCGTCCCGCGGCCGTAA
- the rplN gene encoding 50S ribosomal protein L14 gives MIQQESILRIADNTGAKRALCIRVLGGSRRRYARVGDVIVVTVKDAIPNAGVKKGEVARAVIVRTTKEMRRKDGSYIRFDDNAAVLINEAGEPRGTRIFGPVGRELREKRYMKIVSLAPEVL, from the coding sequence ATGATCCAGCAGGAGTCGATCCTGAGAATCGCGGACAACACGGGCGCCAAACGTGCGCTCTGCATCCGTGTACTCGGGGGATCGCGTCGCCGCTACGCGCGCGTTGGAGACGTGATCGTCGTGACCGTCAAAGACGCGATTCCGAACGCCGGGGTGAAGAAGGGAGAAGTGGCTCGCGCCGTCATCGTCCGTACGACCAAGGAGATGCGCCGGAAGGACGGCTCCTACATCCGCTTCGATGACAACGCGGCCGTCCTGATCAACGAGGCCGGGGAGCCGAGGGGGACACGCATCTTCGGTCCGGTGGGACGTGAGCTGCGCGAGAAGCGGTACATGAAGATCGTTTCGCTGGCACCCGAGGTTCTCTGA
- the rpsQ gene encoding 30S ribosomal protein S17, with product MSETEGAAEARRNDRKVRQGVVVSDKGQKTIVVRVDRHIRHPLYHKAMVRSKKFHAHDENNDYRVGDVVRIQETRPISKLKHWRVISLVERPESA from the coding sequence ATGAGCGAGACCGAGGGAGCTGCCGAAGCCAGGAGAAACGATCGCAAGGTCCGCCAAGGGGTGGTGGTCAGCGACAAGGGCCAGAAGACCATCGTGGTGCGGGTGGACCGGCACATCCGGCACCCGCTCTACCACAAGGCGATGGTCCGGTCGAAAAAATTCCACGCTCACGATGAGAACAATGACTACCGCGTGGGGGACGTCGTCCGAATTCAGGAGACCCGCCCCATTTCGAAGCTGAAGCATTGGCGTGTGATCAGCCTCGTCGAGCGCCCCGAAAGCGCCTGA
- the rpmC gene encoding 50S ribosomal protein L29, with the protein MSATDIREMTDEQIRERVAELREELFRLRFRGKMMQLESAQLPRQVRREIARMKTILRERELRAAKA; encoded by the coding sequence TTGAGCGCCACCGATATCCGGGAGATGACCGACGAGCAGATCCGGGAGCGGGTCGCGGAGCTCCGGGAGGAGCTTTTCCGCCTCCGCTTCCGGGGAAAGATGATGCAGCTTGAAAGCGCGCAACTTCCGAGGCAGGTACGGAGAGAGATCGCGCGGATGAAGACGATCCTGCGCGAGCGGGAGCTCCGCGCCGCGAAGGCCTGA
- the rplP gene encoding 50S ribosomal protein L16, translating to MLSPKRVKYRKKHKGRMRGTAQRGNRVSFGEYGLQAAEPAWISNRQIEAARIAMTRHIKRGGKVWIRIFPDKPITSKPAETRMGKGKGNPEGWVAVVKPGRMMFEMEGVSRDIAEKAMRLAAAKLPIKTRFVAREEELGS from the coding sequence ATGCTTTCCCCGAAACGGGTCAAATACCGGAAGAAACACAAGGGGCGCATGCGCGGGACCGCGCAGCGCGGTAACCGCGTGTCTTTCGGTGAATACGGGTTGCAGGCGGCGGAGCCGGCCTGGATCTCGAACCGGCAGATCGAGGCGGCGCGTATCGCGATGACGCGCCACATCAAGCGGGGCGGGAAGGTCTGGATCCGGATCTTTCCCGACAAGCCGATCACCTCGAAACCCGCGGAGACCCGGATGGGAAAGGGAAAGGGAAACCCCGAGGGGTGGGTCGCCGTCGTGAAGCCGGGCCGGATGATGTTCGAGATGGAAGGTGTCTCCCGCGACATCGCCGAGAAGGCGATGCGGCTCGCGGCGGCCAAGCTTCCCATCAAGACCCGTTTCGTCGCGCGTGAAGAGGAGCTCGGGAGCTGA